GGGTTCCTCTCAGCGCCCCAGGTAGGCGGCCCGCACCTCGTCCATCGCGGCCAGCTCCGAGGCCCTGCCGCTGAGGACGATCCGCCCCGTCTCGAGAACATAGCCCCGATCGGCGATAGCCAGGGCCATGTTGGCGTTCTGTTCCACGAGGAGAATGGTCATGCCCGATTTACGAACTTCGACGATGGTGCGGAAAACCTCTTCCACGAGGATCGGCGCCAGCCCCATGGAGGGTTCGTCGAGGATCATGAGCTTCCCTCTCCCCATGAGGGCCCGCCCCACGGCGAGCATCTGCTGCTCCCCTCCGGAAAGGGTCCCCGCCTCCTGGCTGCGCCGCTCCTTGAGACGGGGAAAGAGGGAGAAGACCCTCTCCATGTCGTCGTCGACGGCACGATCCTTGCGAAGATAGGCCCCGAGCAGGAGGTTGTCCTCGACGGTGAGATTGGGAAAGACGAGGCGCCCCTCGGGCACGTGGGTGATTCCGGCGCCGACGATGACATGGGGCGCGACGCCAACCAGATCCCTGCCCTGATAGAGAATCCGGCCCGAGCTGGCGGGGACGAGGCCCGACAGGGCACGGAGAATGCTTGTCTTGCCCGCGCCGTTGGCGCCGACGAGGGTGACGATCTCTCCCTGCTCCACGCAGAAAGAGAGCCCCTTCACGGCCTCGATGGCCCCGTAGGAGACGCGGAGGTCCTTCACCTCGAGCATCATGCCGCCGCGCCCCCTTTGCCGAGATAGGCCTCGATGACCTTGGGGTCGTTCCTGATCGCTTCGGGTTTCCCCTCGGCGATGGTGACGCCGAAATTGAGGACGGAGATGCGGTTGCAGATCTCCATGACGAGCTGCATGTGGTGTTCGATGAGGAGAATCGTCACCTGGAATTCCTTCCTTATCCAGGCGATGGAGTCGGCCAGGACATCCACCTCCTGAGGATTCATTCCCGCCGCCGGCTCGTCGAGGAAGAGGAGTTTGGGCGACGTGGCCAGAGCGCGGGCGATCTCGAGGCGCCGCTGAATGCCGTAGGGCAGATTCTTGGCCAGCGTATCGGCGAAGGGAAGAAGATCGAGCTTTTCCAGGAGGAAAAGGCACTCCTCCTCCACCTGTCGCTCCGTCTCGACCACTCCCTTGGGACGCAGAAAGGCCGGAAGGAGCCCGTAGCCGATGCGGGGATGGCAGGCGATCTTGATGTTGTCCAGAGCCGAAAGGTTCTTGAAAAGGCGGATATTCTGAAAGGTCCTGGCGATGCCCCGCGTCGTGTAGGCATGAGTGGGCTTACCCACCAGATTCTCGCCGCCGAAGAGAATCTCCCCCTCCGTCGGCTCGTAGATTCCGGTGAGCATGTTGAAGACCGTCGTCTTTCCGGCGCCGTTAGGGCCGATGAGTCCCGCCAGATCGCCCTCGGCAAGGGAAATGTTGAAATCCGTCACGGCCCTGAGGCCGCCGAAGGCGATGCTCAGATGCCTCACCTCGAGAAGAGGCGAGGAAGTTTCCTGCGAAGCCATCATCTCACCGCCCCCCCTCGTAACCGGCAGGACGGCGGATCTTGGGCACCAGGAAGGAGAGCTCCCTGTCGCCGTAAATCCCCTGCGGTCTGAAGAGCATCAGAAGAACGAGGGCGATGCCGTAGATGACGAGACGCCATCCGGAAAGGAAGCGAAGCATTTCGGGAAGGACCGTCAGCAGCGAAGCTCCCATGATGGTGCCCGTCAGGCTCCCGGCGCCTCCCGCATAGAGGTAGACGAGATAGTCGATGGACTTGAGGTAGTTGAACTGGTCCGGATGGAGGTAGCCCAGCAGATGGGCCAGAAGCCCTCCCGCCACGCCGGCCACGGCCGAACCGATGGTGAAGGCCATGACCTTGTACTTCGTGGTATCGACGCCCATCGTCCCCGCCGCCAGCTCGTCTTCCCGGCAGGCGATGCAGGCCCTCCCGAAAGAGGAGTAAATGTAGTTGCGGAGCACCCAGAGCGTGGCGCCGAAAAAGGCGACGATCCAGAAAAGGTTGCTGTAGCGGGGAATGCCCGAGAAGCCTCGAGGTCCGCCCACCTGAGGAATGAGGCGGATGAGGGAGCGGATGATCTCCCCGAAGGCGAGGGTCACGATGGCCAGATAATCTCCCTTGAGGCGGAGGGAGGGCTTTCCGATGAGATAGCCGAAAAGGGCCGCAACGACCCCTCCGACGAAGACGGAAAAGAGAAAAACCAGGGGGCGCAGGACCGGAAGAAGGGCCGCCGAAGGAAGAAGCAGCGTCGTCACCGCCGCCGAAGTGTAGCCGCCGACGGCGACGAAACCGGCCTGACCGATGGAGAACTGGCCGGTGAAACCGTTGATCAGATTGAGCCCCAAGGTGACCATGACGTTGATCATGGCGAACATGAGAATCTGAATGTAGTAGGACGTCAGCACTCCGGCCTTGCGCAGAGCCATGACGACGACATAGAAGGCGACAAGTCCGAGAAGGGGGAAGTATTTCCGCAGGCGATCCATCACCTTCCGCCCCCTAGACCTTTTCGATCTTCACTTTGCCCAGCAGTCCCGCAGGGCGGAAGAGAAGAATGAGGATGAGGATGACGAAACCCGACCCGTAGCCGAGCTCGGAATAGAGGGCCGTGGCCATCACTTCGCAGATGCCCATGATCAGCCCTCCCAGCATGGCCCCGGGAATGGAGCCTATGCCGCCCAGGACGGCGGCGATGAAGGCCTTCGTGCCGAGCCAGATTCCCATGAGGACATCGATCATGGGGTAGGTCATGGAATACATGACGCCTCCCGCTCCGGCCAGGGCCGCGCCGAAGAAGAAGGTGATGGCTATGATGAAGTTGACGTTGATTCCCATGAGGGAGGCCGCGTCCTTGTTGAAGGAGACGGCCCGCATGGCCCGTCCCACCTTGGTGCGGTGCACGATATAGGTGAGAGCCACCATGAGCGTGGCCGAGACGAGAATGTTGACGATCTGGATGGAATTGATGATCGCCCCGGCAGGAAGGGTGAAGTTTTTGAAGGGGATCAGCATGGGAAAGGGACGATAGTTGGGGCCGATGAAGGGGAGCATGCGGGGAAAGTTCTCCAGAAAGATGGAGACGCCGATGGCCGTGATGAGCGCCGAAAGACGGGGCTTGTCACGCAACGGCCTGTAGGCCAGACGCTCGATGACCACGCTCAGACAGGCCGGAACGAGCATGGCCAGGAAAATGGCCAGGGGAAAATTGGCCCCCAGAAGCTCGGCGGCGAAGTAGGCCACGAAAGCACCGATCATGACCAGGTCTCCGTGGGCGAAATTGATCAGATTGATGATGCCGTAGACCATCGTGTAGCCGAGGGCGATGAGGGCATAGATGACGCCCAGCTGCACGCCGTAGATCAGAAGCTGTAGAGTTTCACGCACGTTGACCCTCTCCCTGCAGTGACTCGTCTCCGAAGGGGGGCGACGGAAGCCCCCCTTCGGGATTCGGCGGATGAACCGTTAGGGGTTGATGGTGGTGACGTAGGTGGTGGTGCCGCCGGCAAACTGCATGATGACGGCCGCCTTCTGGGGATTGCGCTTCTCGTCGAACTTGATCTTGCCCGAGGGAAGGTCGATGTCGATGGCGGCGATGGCATCGCGCAGGGCCGGGCCGCTCACCTTGCCGGCATCCCTGAGCCCCCTGAGGACGATGGCCGTGGCCTCGTAGGAGAGAACGGCGTTGGAATTGGGCACCGTGCCGTAGGTCTGCTGGTACTTCTCGACGAAGGCCTGCACCTCGGGCCGCTTGGCCTCGTGAGAGAAGGCCGCGGTGAAGGCGGCGCCCTCTTCGGCCCCGGCGGCGATCTTGGGAAGATCGGGGCTATCCCAGCCGTCGCCGCCGACGAAAGGAACGTTGATGCCGGCCTTGCGGGCCTGGTTCATCTGAAGTCCCGTCTCGAAGAAGGCATTGGGCAGGTAGAGCACCTCGGCGCCGCTGGCCTTGATGTTGTTCAGCTGGGCGTTGAAGTCGCGGATATCGGAACCGCCGTAGGCCTCGAGGGCCACGATCTCTCCGCCCATGGCCTCGAAGTTCTGCTTGAAGTACTCCGTCAGCCCCTTGGAGAAGTCATTGCCGTTGTTGTAGAGAACGGCGGCCTTGGTCACTTTGAGATTTTCCATGACATACTTGGCCATGACGCTTCCCTGGAAGGGATCGATGAAGCAGGCCCGGAAGATGTAATCGCCGACTTCGGTCACCTTGGGATTGGTGGCGAAGGTCGTCACCACGGGGACTTCGGCGGACTGGGCGATGGGACCTCCGGCGAGGGACGTCGACGAGGCGTCGGGACCGACGATGGCCACGACCTCGTTCTGGTCGATGAGCTTGCGGAAGGCGTTGGCGGTGATATCGGGCTTGTTCTCGTTGTCCTCGAAGAGGACCTTGACCTCGTAGATCTTGCCGCCGATGTCGAGACCGTCGGGGGCGAACTCCTTCACGGCCAGCTCCACGCCGTTTTTGATGTACTGACCGCCGATGGCGTTCTGACCCGTAATGGGAGCCACGACGCCGATCCTCACCTGATCGGCGGCGAAGGCCGCGCCCCCGATTGAACCGACTGCCAGCAGTGCGCACAGGAACAGGAGCAAACCCTTTCTCTTCATTCTTCGTTTCCTCCCTCTCAACGTAAAAACATCTCGCCTCGAAAAGCGGCGCCTCGCGCCCGGCTCCCTCTCGCCTCGCCCTCTCACCTTTCCGTCATCTCTCACCTCCAGGACCGATCATCGACTCGGGACAGCTCCCTCAAACCAGAGATTTCAGAAAACGCCCCATCCGCTCCAGGGCCTTTTCGATCGTCTCCTCCGAAGCGGCGAAGGATAGGCGCAGGAACCCCTCCCCGGCGGCGCCGAAGGCGTCTCCGGGAACGGTGACGACGCCCGCTTCCTCAAGCAGGAGGCGGGCCATCTCCACCGAGCTCCGTCCGAAGGACGAGATGTCGGGAAAGGCGTAGAAGGCGCCTTCGGGGAGATGACAGCGGACTCCGGGAAGGGCGCGGAGCCCCTCGACGAGGAGATCGCGCCGTCTGAGGTAACCCCGGCGCATCGTTTCCACCACCTCCTGGGACCCTTCGAGGGCGGCCAGGCAGGCGACCTGGGCGGCGGCGTTGACGCAGGAGGAAAAATTCTCCTGAAGGCGCCCCATGGCGGCGATGATCGCCTCGGGCCCATGAACGTAACCGACGCGCCATCCCGTCATGGCGTAGGTCTTGGAGAAGCTGTTCACCGTCAGAACCCGGTCGGCCATGTCGGGCAGCGAGGCGAGACTCACGTGATCCCTCCCGTCGTAGACGAGATGCTCGTAGGGCTCGTCGGAGATCACGACAAGATCGCGGCGCCGGACCACGTCGGCGATGGCCTCGAGCTCCTCGCGACGCAGCACCGCTCCCGTCGGGTTCGAGGGCGAATTGAGGAGGAGAGCCCTCGTCCGGGACGTCAGGGCCCTTTCGACGGCCTCGGCCTTCAGGTGGAAGGCCTCTTCTGGGCGGGTCGGGACGGGGCGGACGACGCCGCCGACGAAGTGGATCTGGCCGAAATAGTTGGGCCAGCAGGGATCGGGGACGAGGATCTCGTCGCCTTCGTCGATGACGGAGGCGATGGCGAGCATGAGCGTCTCGCAGGCGCCCGTGGCGACGAGGACGTTCCTCTCCGTTCCGGCGATGCCGTTTTCGGCGGCCAGCTTGACCGCCAGAGCCTTCCGGAGCTCGGGAATGCCGGCGTTGGGCGTGTACTTCGTGGCCCCCTCGCGAAGGGCCCGGGCCGCACGCTCGACGATAAAATCAGGCGTGGCGTAATCGGGCTCCCCCACGCCCAGATTGGCGGCGTCGGGATAGCCCGCGGCGAGGGCGAACATGGTGCGGATCCCCGAATGGGGATTCGTGTCGACTCGGACACTGAGACGCATCGATCGCCCCTCCTTCATCGCTGGACGCGGCCGCTGCCGTCGCCGCCGACAAGAGTCATCACGTCGGCGACGGAGACTCTGTTGAAATCGCCCAAAAGAGTATGCTTCAACGCCGAGGCCCCCACGGCGAACTCGAGGGCGCTCTGAGGCGAATCGAGATGACGCAGGCCGTAGATGAGACCCGCCCCGAAGGAATCGCCTCCGCCGATGCGGTCCACGATGTCGTTGATGGCATACTTGCGGCTGACGTAAAAGTGGTCCCGGTCGGCCAGAAGGCCCGACCAGTTGTTGCTGTCGGCGCTCAGGCTCTCCCGGAGGGAGACGCCCAGGAAACGGAGATTGGGA
The DNA window shown above is from Aminithiophilus ramosus and carries:
- a CDS encoding ABC transporter ATP-binding protein — translated: MMASQETSSPLLEVRHLSIAFGGLRAVTDFNISLAEGDLAGLIGPNGAGKTTVFNMLTGIYEPTEGEILFGGENLVGKPTHAYTTRGIARTFQNIRLFKNLSALDNIKIACHPRIGYGLLPAFLRPKGVVETERQVEEECLFLLEKLDLLPFADTLAKNLPYGIQRRLEIARALATSPKLLFLDEPAAGMNPQEVDVLADSIAWIRKEFQVTILLIEHHMQLVMEICNRISVLNFGVTIAEGKPEAIRNDPKVIEAYLGKGGAAA
- a CDS encoding ABC transporter ATP-binding protein, whose amino-acid sequence is MMLEVKDLRVSYGAIEAVKGLSFCVEQGEIVTLVGANGAGKTSILRALSGLVPASSGRILYQGRDLVGVAPHVIVGAGITHVPEGRLVFPNLTVEDNLLLGAYLRKDRAVDDDMERVFSLFPRLKERRSQEAGTLSGGEQQMLAVGRALMGRGKLMILDEPSMGLAPILVEEVFRTIVEVRKSGMTILLVEQNANMALAIADRGYVLETGRIVLSGRASELAAMDEVRAAYLGR
- a CDS encoding branched-chain amino acid ABC transporter permease yields the protein MRETLQLLIYGVQLGVIYALIALGYTMVYGIINLINFAHGDLVMIGAFVAYFAAELLGANFPLAIFLAMLVPACLSVVIERLAYRPLRDKPRLSALITAIGVSIFLENFPRMLPFIGPNYRPFPMLIPFKNFTLPAGAIINSIQIVNILVSATLMVALTYIVHRTKVGRAMRAVSFNKDAASLMGINVNFIIAITFFFGAALAGAGGVMYSMTYPMIDVLMGIWLGTKAFIAAVLGGIGSIPGAMLGGLIMGICEVMATALYSELGYGSGFVILILILLFRPAGLLGKVKIEKV
- a CDS encoding branched-chain amino acid ABC transporter permease; translated protein: MDRLRKYFPLLGLVAFYVVVMALRKAGVLTSYYIQILMFAMINVMVTLGLNLINGFTGQFSIGQAGFVAVGGYTSAAVTTLLLPSAALLPVLRPLVFLFSVFVGGVVAALFGYLIGKPSLRLKGDYLAIVTLAFGEIIRSLIRLIPQVGGPRGFSGIPRYSNLFWIVAFFGATLWVLRNYIYSSFGRACIACREDELAAGTMGVDTTKYKVMAFTIGSAVAGVAGGLLAHLLGYLHPDQFNYLKSIDYLVYLYAGGAGSLTGTIMGASLLTVLPEMLRFLSGWRLVIYGIALVLLMLFRPQGIYGDRELSFLVPKIRRPAGYEGGR
- a CDS encoding pyridoxal phosphate-dependent aminotransferase, translating into MRLSVRVDTNPHSGIRTMFALAAGYPDAANLGVGEPDYATPDFIVERAARALREGATKYTPNAGIPELRKALAVKLAAENGIAGTERNVLVATGACETLMLAIASVIDEGDEILVPDPCWPNYFGQIHFVGGVVRPVPTRPEEAFHLKAEAVERALTSRTRALLLNSPSNPTGAVLRREELEAIADVVRRRDLVVISDEPYEHLVYDGRDHVSLASLPDMADRVLTVNSFSKTYAMTGWRVGYVHGPEAIIAAMGRLQENFSSCVNAAAQVACLAALEGSQEVVETMRRGYLRRRDLLVEGLRALPGVRCHLPEGAFYAFPDISSFGRSSVEMARLLLEEAGVVTVPGDAFGAAGEGFLRLSFAASEETIEKALERMGRFLKSLV
- a CDS encoding ABC transporter substrate-binding protein — encoded protein: MKRKGLLLFLCALLAVGSIGGAAFAADQVRIGVVAPITGQNAIGGQYIKNGVELAVKEFAPDGLDIGGKIYEVKVLFEDNENKPDITANAFRKLIDQNEVVAIVGPDASSTSLAGGPIAQSAEVPVVTTFATNPKVTEVGDYIFRACFIDPFQGSVMAKYVMENLKVTKAAVLYNNGNDFSKGLTEYFKQNFEAMGGEIVALEAYGGSDIRDFNAQLNNIKASGAEVLYLPNAFFETGLQMNQARKAGINVPFVGGDGWDSPDLPKIAAGAEEGAAFTAAFSHEAKRPEVQAFVEKYQQTYGTVPNSNAVLSYEATAIVLRGLRDAGKVSGPALRDAIAAIDIDLPSGKIKFDEKRNPQKAAVIMQFAGGTTTYVTTINP